The Myxococcales bacterium genome includes a window with the following:
- a CDS encoding FtsQ-type POTRA domain-containing protein, whose protein sequence is MASRSINVQVKRNARRRDVRGWGKMTFARCRNAGRWAGRVVWRGWPAVLFVLLVGVIWYRLHHADYFRLADIRVSSAVHVSKSDFLSFIHARPGQNIFSVNLTDVANQVVSHPWIKGAVVRRELPDTLVVEIAERQAVALLQMERLYLVDADGVAFKQLDEGDPRDLPLLTGFAKEAFQDGGQTARRQATKLGEAVQLLLLSERLAVFSEAEISEIRYDPVGGFSLVTMEKGMLVHFGYGDYENKLKRLAAVAAALNGRLQAEARVVDLGVGDRVAVRGLRKGNNA, encoded by the coding sequence TTGGCGAGCCGGTCCATCAACGTGCAAGTGAAACGCAACGCGCGCCGCCGCGATGTCCGCGGCTGGGGAAAAATGACCTTCGCGCGTTGCCGCAATGCCGGCCGGTGGGCCGGGCGCGTTGTTTGGCGCGGTTGGCCGGCCGTGTTGTTCGTGCTGTTGGTCGGGGTGATCTGGTATCGCCTGCATCACGCCGACTACTTCCGCCTCGCGGACATCCGGGTTTCGTCCGCCGTGCATGTGTCCAAGAGCGATTTCCTCTCCTTCATCCACGCGCGGCCGGGGCAGAACATCTTCTCGGTCAACCTGACGGACGTGGCGAACCAGGTGGTGTCGCATCCCTGGATCAAGGGCGCGGTGGTGCGGCGCGAATTGCCCGACACCCTGGTGGTGGAGATCGCCGAGCGTCAGGCCGTGGCGCTGTTGCAGATGGAGCGGCTGTACTTGGTGGACGCCGACGGCGTCGCCTTCAAGCAGCTCGACGAGGGCGATCCGCGCGATCTGCCCTTGCTGACCGGGTTTGCGAAGGAGGCGTTTCAGGACGGCGGCCAGACGGCGCGGCGGCAGGCGACCAAGCTCGGCGAGGCCGTGCAATTACTGTTGCTCAGCGAGCGGCTGGCGGTTTTTTCCGAGGCGGAGATCAGCGAAATCCGCTACGACCCGGTGGGCGGGTTCAGTTTGGTGACAATGGAGAAAGGGATGCTCGTGCATTTCGGGTACGGCGATTACGAGAACAAGTTGAAGCGTTTGGCGGCCGTGGCGGCGGCCTTGAACGGGCGGCTGCAGGCGGAAGCCCGAGTCGTGGATCTGGGCGTCGGTGATCGCGTCGCGGTGCGCGGTTTGCGGAAAGGCAACAACGCATGA
- a CDS encoding D-alanine--D-alanine ligase, whose translation MYKGKRVGVLLGGPSSEREVSLRSGQAVAAALRGRGYDVVELDLDAETPAKLRAAGVEVVYNALHGKWGEDGCVQGLLELLRLPYTGSGVTASAAGMDKVISKKLFESIGLPVPPYSLVDRVEYESTPPQTPPYGFPVVVKPATEGSSVGVSIASDPEEFAAALAAAFQWDDRIILEKYIAGRELSVAVLGAEALGLAEIRPKKLPDEKISFYDYHHKYTKGMTEYITHPDNLDDTVVTRVQTIAVAANEAIGGEGIVRVDFLLDAQNRPWLLEVNTLPGMTELSLVPMIARDWRGLSMGELVEMVLATARLKVGS comes from the coding sequence ATGTACAAGGGTAAACGGGTCGGGGTGTTGTTGGGCGGGCCGAGTTCGGAACGCGAGGTTTCGTTGCGCTCGGGGCAGGCGGTCGCCGCCGCCTTGCGCGGCCGCGGTTACGACGTGGTCGAGTTGGATCTCGACGCGGAAACGCCGGCGAAGCTGCGCGCGGCGGGTGTCGAGGTGGTGTACAACGCGCTGCACGGCAAGTGGGGCGAGGACGGCTGCGTGCAGGGCCTGCTCGAACTGCTGCGCCTGCCGTACACCGGCTCGGGCGTCACCGCCTCGGCGGCCGGTATGGACAAGGTGATCAGCAAAAAGCTGTTCGAGTCGATCGGCCTGCCCGTGCCGCCGTACAGCCTGGTCGACCGCGTGGAATACGAGAGCACGCCGCCGCAGACGCCGCCCTACGGATTCCCGGTGGTGGTCAAGCCGGCGACGGAGGGTTCCAGCGTCGGCGTTTCGATCGCCAGCGATCCGGAGGAATTCGCCGCGGCTCTCGCGGCCGCTTTCCAGTGGGACGACCGGATCATATTGGAAAAATACATCGCCGGCCGCGAGTTGTCGGTGGCGGTGCTGGGCGCCGAGGCGTTGGGCCTCGCCGAAATCCGGCCGAAAAAACTACCCGACGAAAAAATCTCGTTTTACGATTACCACCACAAATACACCAAGGGCATGACCGAATACATCACGCACCCCGACAACCTCGACGACACCGTCGTCACCCGCGTCCAGACCATCGCGGTGGCCGCCAACGAGGCGATCGGCGGCGAGGGCATCGTGCGCGTGGATTTCCTGCTCGACGCGCAAAATCGCCCCTGGCTGCTGGAGGTCAATACGCTGCCCGGCATGACCGAACTGTCGCTGGTGCCGATGATCGCGCGCGACTGGCGCGGTCTGAGCATGGGCGAACTGGTCGAAATGGTGCTCGCGACCGCCCGGCTGAAGGTCGGGTCGTAA
- the murB gene encoding UDP-N-acetylmuramate dehydrogenase, whose amino-acid sequence MTGSRLHTRLAELFGERCAFGVPMAPLTTWQVGGPADCLLRPVTAEEIAEVVRLCTAENETFRVFGACSNLLILDGGLRGVTLLMRQGFEKFEPEFRDGGEVVLTVGAALLSQTVVDRSAAAGIDGLQFISGVPGTIGGGIRMNAGTYLGDFSQVLREITVVDADGKIRRVPRDKLVYRYRGLVLDGSFVVTEAKLELRRGEAAKIRAEVDAIIASRHSRHPWDLPSGGSTFKNPENDHAGRLIEAAGLKGFQIGGARVSEKHANFLVNVGQAKAADILALIEHVRQTVYDRFGIWLDPEVKILGERDVQG is encoded by the coding sequence GTGACCGGATCCAGACTCCATACGCGATTGGCGGAATTGTTCGGTGAGCGTTGCGCGTTCGGCGTGCCGATGGCGCCGCTGACCACCTGGCAGGTGGGCGGACCGGCGGATTGCCTGTTGCGCCCCGTCACGGCCGAGGAAATCGCCGAGGTCGTCCGGCTTTGCACCGCCGAGAACGAAACGTTCCGCGTCTTCGGCGCGTGCTCCAATCTGCTCATCCTGGACGGCGGCCTGCGCGGCGTCACCTTGCTGATGCGGCAGGGCTTCGAAAAATTCGAGCCGGAATTCCGCGACGGCGGCGAGGTCGTGCTGACGGTCGGCGCCGCCCTGCTGTCCCAGACGGTCGTGGATCGCAGCGCCGCCGCGGGGATCGACGGCCTGCAATTCATTTCCGGCGTGCCCGGGACGATCGGCGGCGGCATCCGCATGAACGCCGGCACCTACCTGGGCGATTTCAGCCAGGTGCTGCGGGAGATCACCGTGGTCGACGCCGACGGCAAAATCCGCCGGGTGCCGCGTGACAAGCTGGTCTATCGCTATCGCGGCCTGGTGCTCGACGGTTCGTTCGTCGTCACCGAGGCCAAACTCGAACTGCGGCGCGGCGAGGCGGCGAAAATCCGGGCCGAGGTCGACGCGATCATCGCCAGCCGCCATTCCCGCCACCCGTGGGATCTGCCGAGCGGCGGTTCGACTTTCAAGAATCCGGAAAACGATCACGCGGGCCGGCTCATCGAGGCGGCCGGCTTGAAAGGCTTTCAGATCGGCGGCGCGCGCGTCAGCGAAAAGCACGCCAATTTCCTGGTGAACGTGGGACAGGCCAAGGCGGCCGACATTCTGGCGCTGATCGAGCACGTGCGCCAAACCGTCTACGACCGGTTCGGGATCTGGCTCGATCCCGAGGTGAAAATTCTGGGAGAGCGCGATGTACAAGGGTAA
- a CDS encoding UDP-N-acetylmuramate--L-alanine ligase — MLGSTEHIHLVGIGGIGMSGIAEILLNLGFRVSGSDLKDNEILAHLAELGATIHTGHAAQFVADADVVVTSSAIRPSNPEIIAAKSAKIPVIPRAEMLAELMRMKRYGIAVAGSHGKTTTTSLLATVLGAAGFDPTVVVGGRVDAIGSNAKLGAGETFVTEADESDGSFLLLNPTVAVVTNVDLEHLDYYSGLEQLKRTFLTFINKVPFYGAAVLCVDDDAVRSLLPSVRKRLITYGLSPEAEFRATDIRPDGFATSFTAHHHKLGELGRYRLPLPGKHMVQNALAVLAVTHELNVPAETVRRALGEFTGVRRRFQRVGEVNDIWVIDDYGHHPTEIRATLAAARAGFGRRLLVAFQPHRYTRTRDMFDEFLSTFGEADKLLVTDIYAASETPIEGVTAQKLVDGIRAYGHPDVTYIADRNELLRTLYENARPGDMVITMGAGDLNHLAVKLVEKLKEKFA; from the coding sequence ATGTTAGGTTCGACCGAACACATCCATTTGGTGGGGATCGGCGGCATCGGGATGTCCGGCATCGCCGAAATCCTGTTGAACCTGGGCTTTCGGGTTTCCGGGTCCGACCTGAAGGACAACGAAATCCTCGCGCACCTCGCCGAACTGGGCGCGACGATCCATACCGGCCACGCCGCCCAGTTCGTCGCCGACGCCGACGTGGTCGTGACCTCGAGCGCCATCCGCCCCAGCAACCCGGAGATCATCGCCGCCAAATCGGCCAAAATCCCCGTCATCCCGCGCGCCGAGATGCTCGCCGAACTGATGCGGATGAAGCGCTACGGCATCGCGGTCGCCGGCAGCCACGGCAAGACCACGACCACCAGCCTGCTGGCCACGGTGCTGGGCGCGGCCGGGTTCGATCCGACCGTCGTCGTCGGCGGCCGGGTGGACGCGATCGGCAGCAACGCCAAGCTGGGCGCCGGCGAGACCTTCGTCACCGAGGCCGACGAATCGGACGGCAGTTTCCTGTTGCTCAACCCGACCGTGGCCGTGGTGACCAACGTCGACCTGGAACACCTCGATTATTACTCCGGCCTCGAGCAGCTCAAGCGGACGTTTCTGACGTTCATCAACAAGGTGCCGTTCTACGGCGCGGCCGTGCTGTGCGTCGACGATGACGCGGTCCGCTCGCTGTTGCCCTCGGTGCGCAAACGTTTGATCACCTACGGCCTGTCGCCGGAGGCGGAATTCCGCGCCACCGACATCAGGCCCGACGGCTTCGCCACCAGCTTCACCGCGCACCATCACAAACTGGGCGAACTGGGCCGTTACCGGCTGCCGCTGCCCGGCAAGCACATGGTGCAAAACGCCCTAGCGGTGCTCGCCGTCACCCATGAACTGAACGTGCCGGCGGAGACGGTGCGCCGGGCCCTGGGCGAGTTCACGGGCGTGCGGCGGCGCTTTCAGCGCGTCGGCGAGGTGAACGACATCTGGGTCATCGACGACTACGGCCATCACCCCACCGAAATCCGGGCGACGCTGGCGGCGGCGCGCGCCGGGTTCGGCCGGCGGCTGTTGGTGGCCTTTCAACCGCACCGCTACACGCGGACGCGGGACATGTTCGACGAATTTCTCTCGACCTTCGGCGAAGCGGACAAACTGCTGGTCACCGATATCTACGCCGCTTCCGAAACGCCGATCGAAGGCGTGACGGCGCAAAAACTGGTGGACGGCATCCGCGCCTACGGTCATCCGGACGTGACTTACATCGCCGATCGGAACGAATTGCTGCGAACCCTGTACGAGAACGCGCGGCCCGGCGACATGGTCATCACCATGGGGGCCGGCGATTTGAACCATCTGGCGGTGAAACTGGTCGAGAAATTAAAGGAAAAATTTGCGTGA
- the ftsW gene encoding putative lipid II flippase FtsW: MSNEIVYQRRGLDRYLVLLVLLLSAFGLLMVYSVSQPLTEQPLLYFKKQAMHLMLGMALMLLLSGADLRRLDNSKVIGAIMAVVFVLLILTFIPPFAAPAKGAHRWINLPVHLQPSELAKATMILFFAHYLAAQGEGIRRFWRGVVPLVGIAMPFIGLIAIEPDLGAAAVIAALMILMLFIGGAQWRVIGLGFVGGALFIASQIVMAPWRVKRLLGFLDPSRDPLGVNWQTWQAQIAIGRGGLTGVGIGNGWQKFYFVPEMHTDFILANLGEEMGLLGLLLAFLLFFFLIWRSIRLCLRATDLFVRLCGLGAALLIGMQVLINAAVVMSLLPNKGLSLPFFSYGGSNTLLNFALIGVILAAARQAPVDATSKPKVLHLLQRRELPAESEEGITC; this comes from the coding sequence GTGAGCAACGAGATCGTTTACCAGCGGCGCGGCCTGGACCGGTATTTGGTCCTGCTGGTGCTGTTGTTGTCGGCCTTCGGGCTGCTGATGGTCTACAGCGTCAGCCAGCCGTTGACCGAACAACCGCTGCTGTATTTTAAGAAACAGGCCATGCACCTGATGCTCGGCATGGCGCTGATGCTGCTGCTCAGCGGCGCCGACCTCCGGCGACTCGACAACAGCAAGGTAATCGGCGCGATCATGGCGGTCGTTTTCGTCCTGCTGATCCTCACCTTCATTCCGCCCTTCGCCGCGCCGGCCAAGGGCGCCCATCGCTGGATCAACCTCCCGGTGCACTTGCAGCCGTCGGAACTGGCGAAGGCGACGATGATCCTGTTCTTCGCGCATTACCTGGCCGCGCAGGGCGAGGGCATTCGCCGCTTTTGGCGCGGCGTGGTGCCGCTGGTGGGGATCGCGATGCCGTTCATCGGCCTGATCGCCATCGAGCCCGACCTGGGCGCGGCGGCGGTCATCGCGGCGCTGATGATTCTGATGCTGTTCATCGGCGGCGCCCAGTGGCGCGTCATCGGGCTGGGCTTTGTCGGCGGCGCGCTGTTCATCGCCTCGCAGATCGTGATGGCCCCGTGGCGCGTCAAGCGGCTGCTGGGCTTTCTGGATCCGTCCCGCGATCCGCTCGGCGTCAACTGGCAGACCTGGCAGGCGCAGATCGCCATCGGCCGCGGCGGCCTGACGGGTGTGGGCATCGGCAACGGCTGGCAGAAATTCTATTTCGTGCCGGAAATGCACACCGACTTCATCCTGGCCAACCTGGGCGAAGAGATGGGCCTGCTCGGCCTGCTGCTGGCCTTCCTGCTGTTCTTCTTCCTGATCTGGCGCTCGATCCGCCTGTGTCTGCGCGCCACCGACCTGTTCGTGCGGCTGTGCGGCCTGGGCGCCGCGTTGCTGATCGGCATGCAGGTCCTCATCAACGCCGCCGTGGTGATGTCGCTGCTGCCCAACAAGGGCTTGTCGCTGCCGTTCTTTTCCTACGGCGGCTCGAACACCCTGCTCAATTTCGCCTTGATCGGCGTGATCCTCGCCGCGGCGCGCCAGGCTCCGGTGGACGCGACGAGCAAACCGAAAGTTTTGCACTTGCTCCAACGGCGGGAACTCCCGGCCGAGTCGGAAGAGGGAATCACATGTTAG